The Verrucomicrobiota bacterium genome includes a region encoding these proteins:
- a CDS encoding YIP1 family protein, whose amino-acid sequence MLTALRLIFSPFRAWEKISLARKRAVWILGVYLLPTLAVSVAAEGYSLARWGENRSGLDFMVKVSGSTATRYALAQFLLLFGSIVIGAKCLQWVAHSFQVSSDFSQCFSLMAYGFSPILLARFLDAAPGMNTWACWALGALLASSVLYHGVALVLRPEQTKGFGIYMVSVIIVVLSSLFSHFMALTVLHGKTWY is encoded by the coding sequence ATGTTGACGGCGTTACGATTGATTTTTTCGCCTTTTCGCGCCTGGGAGAAGATTTCGCTCGCGCGCAAACGGGCCGTTTGGATTCTGGGCGTGTATCTGCTCCCGACGCTGGCGGTATCGGTGGCGGCTGAAGGCTATTCCTTGGCTCGATGGGGCGAGAATCGCAGCGGATTGGATTTCATGGTGAAGGTGTCGGGCAGCACGGCCACGCGATATGCGCTGGCTCAATTCCTCCTGCTCTTCGGGAGCATTGTCATTGGGGCGAAATGCCTGCAGTGGGTCGCGCACAGCTTCCAGGTCAGCTCGGATTTCAGTCAATGCTTCAGTCTCATGGCTTACGGCTTCAGCCCGATTCTGCTCGCGCGCTTTCTGGATGCCGCGCCTGGAATGAATACCTGGGCCTGCTGGGCTCTGGGCGCCTTGCTTGCGTCTTCAGTTCTGTATCACGGCGTCGCTCTGGTCTTGCGGCCCGAACAGACCAAAGGCTTCGGCATCTACATGGTGAGCGTCATCATTGTGGTGCTCTCCAGTTTGTTCTCCCATTTCATGGCCTTGACCGTTTTGCACGGGAAAACCTGGTATTGA